A stretch of DNA from Fusobacterium sp.:
AAAAAGTGAGGCTGTATCTGTGAAAGCATCAATGATACTCTCTGCTCCCTCATCTTTATTTCTTTTTCCTCATTTACCTGCTGAGATATATGTACATGTATTACAAGATAATAAAATAAAAAAGCTACAGCATAAGTTTCATTCAATATCCCTGGCCTCATCCCTATTAATTCAATAATATTTGCAGTTATCAGCCATGCTATACAAAAGAAAGCCTGAAGATGATTTACCCCTGTGTTTTTATAAAATTTAAGATTCAATATAAAAAGAAATATGAGCCAATACACCCAGTTTGTCACAATAAAAATATATCTCAAAAGTCCAAGTTCAATACTTCCATCAACTCCAAAATAAAATACCTTATTTTTTAAAAACATACTACAATAAAAAAGGAAATTTACTATTACAGGAATGTAGACTAATTTATTTTTAGGTTCCATTATATTTATGACTATAGCCATAACTAAAGATTTTAAAGAACAATAGACTACCCCTGCTATCATGAGAGATAATCCTATCATAGCCTGATTTTTAAGATAATTCATATAAAATTCTTCTGTAGAAAGAATTAAAAGCAGGGTCATATTTATAATCATTCTTTTTTTTATAAAAATATCCACTGCTGATTTCATGGAAACAACAAAATATGTACCTATTACCATTGCAATAAGTGTATAATTTTCAACAAGATAATTTTGTAAATATGTTTCTCTCACATAATTCACCTCTTATTCTCTTCATTTACTATATTAGTATACAGTCATTTAATTTAAAATTATCATCAAACATATGTCATTTTTTAATATCATCACAGCTCTTAATTTATAGAAATTTAAATATAGTTAAAATAATTAACAATGTCAGCTGATCCTTACTTTTATTATATAATTTTCTCTTTTTCCTCAATAAAAAATTTTGATTTTTACCAATACAAAAAAGCTCCCTTCATAATAAACAGATTTATATTATTTCACTTGTTTACTATAAAGGGAACATTTCATAATGAATAACTATTGATTTTATTTAAAAAATTGCAAAATTGGTACCAAAGGACAAAAAACGATGTAAGACCTCTATAGTAAAAAATTTGAAGTTATTTCATCTCTAATTATATTTTTATTTTATACACTGCTTTTTTTATTTTTTTCTTTTCTCCAACCTTTAAACATGGCATATGAGGTTCTAGTGGAAGGAAAAGAATAAATCTATCTTTTGTCATTTTGCACATTACTTCTATCTCTCCATCTAAGTGATCATAATCTTTTTCTGAATCATAATTATTTCTCTCTTTCAGCACCTCTCTTGCTGAATATCCAAAATTCTCTTCTCCATTAACTATTAACTGAATGTCTATATATTTTTGATGGCTTTCAAAACATGTTTCAGTTACTTCTCTTGTCAATAAATCTTCCTGCACATTAAAATATACATTATCTCCATCTACATCATGTCTTCCTTCAGAAGCATTCAAATAATCTCCAGCCATTATACTCTCAACAGCCCTATCAAAATTAGCAGACATTCCCTTATAGTTTTTTAAATTTTCTAAAGTATCAAATATCATTCTATATCTCCTTTAAATCCTTTACTCTTTATTTTTGGTTTTTTATATTTTTCAACAACTTTATTAAATATATATGAAAATATAATTATTGTTATAACTCCAACAGCAGTTCCATATACTCTGTTAGTATAATAAAGCATAGGTGTCATTCCAGGTTTCTTCATATTGACCATTATAAACATAAAGACTATCCCACCTAGAGAAGCAGGAACTTTTACAAATATTTCTGTTATTATTATTACCAATATTATACCAACCGAGCACCAAAAGGTTCCAGTAAAGCCTGAAAAATATAGAGCAAATGCTACAAATCCTCCAAATACAGTACTGAGAAATCTTTCTTTTGTTCGTAAAAGAAGTTCATTCCATTCAAGTCTAAATGGTACCACAATAGCAAGAGCACAATAATATAGTGTATAATTTGTTATATACACAGGATCAAAAAAATGATTGATAAACTTTATTACTGTTAACCCTAAAATAACAGCCATTCCTGGTTCTAATCCTCTCATTATCTGCTTCTTTAGATCAACTTTCGGCATTGGTGGTACTTTATTTTTCATCTCTTCTTTATCAAAAAACATATTGTAAAGTGTAATTACTATTGATATAGCTGCTACTCCAGCAAAGGTTCCAATCACTCTTTCCATTAGATAAGCAATTGGAGTTCTCTCTGGGTCAACATTCAGCATTATATAAGTAAATGCTATACATCCCACAGAAGATGGAACTCTCATTACTATTTCATTGAAACAGCATACTACACACAGTCCTAATATGTACATAATAAGATTTTCCTGAAATCCTGCATAACATATAATAACTGCTATTACTCCCCCAAATACAGTTGTCATAACTCTTTCATATGCTTGTTTTCTTGTTTTTGAGTCATTCAAATCTGATACATTTAAAGCTCCTATCCCAGCATAAAAATGAGAAAGTTTAAAATAATTACACACCCATATGGATATAGTAACTGCTATAGATACTAAAAATGCTCTCTTTAGTATCTTGACATTTTTTTCTAACATAGCTCTCCTTAGATTACTCAGCCAAAATCATGTCATCTCTCCCCAATGCATGAATCTTTTCAGCTTTTTTTATATGACAAATATATTTTACATATATTTAAAACTATTTTATCTTTTTTGGAGCGTTTTTACAATAGTTTTATACATATAAATCAAATTTATTTTATTTTTCTTTCAAGCCATGCTATTTCTGCATCTATCTCTTTTGAACTATTTTTTCCATTAAATTTTTTGGCTTTTTTATAACAGTCTAAAGCTTCTGTATATTTTCCTATTTTCTTAAAAACTGCTCCTGCCTTTTTGAATATCCATGTATCTCTCCTATTCTCTTCTGTAATTACCTTATTATAATATTTTGCTGCATTTTCATAATCACCAATTTTTTCATAATTAGCAGCTATACTATAATTTTCTACTTTACCGTTTTTTTTTTCACTTTTTTTATAATATTCAGCTGCCTCTTCTCTTCTCCCAAGCTTTGTAAGAATATCAGCTATATTAGAAAAATTATTTGAATCTTCAGGATCATTTTCTTCTACTTTCTTATAATACTCTAAAGCAGTTTCATAATTTTCCATTTCCTTATATACATCTCCAAGTTGACCAAAAAGCCAATTAGATGGTTCTTTTTCTTTATCTTCTTCTGCTTTTTTAAAATACTCTAAAGCTTCTGTATATTTTCCCAGTTTAGTTAAAAGCCATCCATACTCTCCATTTATCCAAGCATCATCTCTTCCCTGCTTCATTGCTCTTTCTATATATATCATAGCTTCTACATATTTATCCTGTTCTCCAAGATTCCAGCCTATTTGTGAATTTAACCAATCATCTGCTTCTTCCATTTCTTCTGCTTTTCTTAAATATTCTAAAGCCTTTTCAAATTCATCAAGCATACCAAGATTCCAACCTATTTCTCTATACAACCAAGCATCTGGACTTTCTTCCATTTTTTCTGCCTTTTTCAGACATTCTAAAGCTTCTTTATATTTATCTAATTTTCCTAAATTCCATCCTAATTCTCTGTTAACCCAAGAATCATCCCTTCCTAATTCTTTGGCTTTTCTCAAATAGGATATAGCTTCATCTACTTCTCCTAATTTTCCTAAATTCCATGCAAACTCTGTACAAATCCAAGGAGTTAGATTTTCTTTATCCTCTGCTTTTCTTAAATACTCCAGAGCCTCTTTTGGTTTTTTCATTCTTCCTATATTCCAAGCGATTTCTCTATATAGCCACTTACTGCTGTCTCCTTGTTCTTCTGCCTTTTTCAATCTTTCAACAGCTTCTTCATATTTCCCTAATTTTCCTAAATTCCAACCTATTTCAGTATTCAGCCATGAATCAGCTTCTTCAAGCTCTTCTGCTTTCATTAGATATTTTAGAGCTTCTTCTTCTCTATCTCCTTCTAATCTTCCAATACACCACCCATATTCTCTAAAGAACCATGCATCATCTCTTCCCATATCTTCAACTTTTTTCAGATACTCATAAGCTTTTTCGTATTGATCTAATCTATCATAATTCCACCCTATCTCACTATTGATCCATTCATCATCTCTTCCTAACTCACTTGCTTTTAAAAGGTGTTCTAAAGCTTCTTCATTTTTTTCTATTTTTCCCAAATTCCATGCAAGAGTAGAAAATATCCATGTGTCATCTCTTCCTTGTTCTACTGCTTTTTTCAGATAAGCAATAGCTTCTTCATCTCTACCCATTTTTCCTAAGTTCCAACCTATTTGTGAATTTGTCCATGCATCAGGTTCTTTCATTTTTTCTGATATAATAAGATTTTCAAGAGCTTCTTCATATTTTTTCAATATACCTAAATTCCAACCTAGTTCTTCAAATATCCAGTTGTCATCTCTTCCTAGTTCTTTTGCTCTGTTCAGATAGTATACTGCTTCTTCATTTCTGTCTAATCTTCCCATATTCCAACCTAATTCACTATTGATCCATACATCATCTCTTCCTAGTTCTTTTGCTCTATTCAGATAATATACTGCCTCTTTATTTTTTCCTAAAGCTCCTAAATTCCAACCTATTTCACAACATAGCCATGGATTTTCTTCTTCTTCTCCCTCTACTTTTCTTAAATATTCCAATGCTTCTTCTCTTCTTCCTAATTTCCCCAGTATCCATCCTGTTGTTGAATTAGTCCATGTATCTGTTTTACCAGTTATTTCATTTTCAGTAAGGAGTTCTAGAGCTTTGTCATACTCCTGATTTTCTAAAAGTTCATCTACCTTGTTTTTTAAATCTTCCATTTTTCCTCCTTATTCTATGTTTAAAAACATTGTCCTGTTAAGTGTTTCAAATCCCTTTGCTTCATAAAAAGATAAAGCTTCAAAATTCTGTTCATAAACTTTTAATTCTATTCTGTTTATATCCCAATCTCTAGCCCAGTCTATAACGCAATCTACAAGCATGCTTCCTATTCCATGCCCTTTAAATTTTTCACTAACCACAAGATTATCCAATACCACCCATTTCATATCTACTTTCACTGGAAAAGGCTGATTTTTAGTAACCATAACTTCTGCTATTCCCACTACTTCTCCCCCACGTTCAGCTACAAATATTTCTCTATACGGGGTTGCTATAATATTTTTGATATACTCAATAGGTCTGCCTTCCTCTTCTGGTTTTTTAAAAAGTTCTGGATATTTTTCCAAATGAAGTTCATCAACTTCTTTATACAAAATATTAAGACTTTCTATATCTTCTAATTTTACTGTTCTTATTATTATATCCATTTCTCCCCCCTTACATTAAGTATTCCTCTTCTAAAATAAAAAGAGGTAAGCTTCTGAGCCTTCCTCTTTATTTTAACATTATAATAGATTTTCTGCTAGACTGATTATTTTATTCTAATATATGAAGCTGTAAATATTATCATAATATCTTTTACTTTTTATTTTTTATCTTCATTTATTAATATGTATAGAAGAACTTTTATATCAACATTTTATCTGTGTATAATTATTTTCACTTAGAGATATGATATTTTAAAACATTATATACTTTTTCATTTTTATAAATAGTGCCAATCTTTATATTAAATTCAATATTAAACAATATGTTTTTCTTACAATAACTTTCATTAACAAAAATTTTTCTAGTTTCTCCAAAGTACAGCCATAAAAGAAAAATAATTGACATATTCAAAATAAAAACAGGCATATAATACACCTGTTTTCCTCTTTTAATATATTATAATAATTTTTCAGCCAAACGAACTTTTACTAAAGCTTCATTTAGATTCTTTTCAGTCAGTAGAATATCTTTATCCTCTTTCATTTTATCTAATTTTGCCTTGGCTTCTTCAGCCTCTTTTCTAGCTCTTTCCAGATCTATCATTTCACAAGGCATAGCTTCATCTGCTAATACAGTTACAACATTATTAGATATTTCAAGAAATCCTCCTGATACATAATAGCATTTTTCATTGCCATCAAGTCTGATTTTCATTTCACCAATAGCAAGTCCTGCAACAAAAGGTGAGTGATTAGGAAGTATTCCCATTTCTCCTTCAGTAGTTCTCACAAGAAGAAATTCTGCTTCCTGTTCCAAAACTTTTTCTTGATAATTTACAACCTTGACTTTAAAAGTTGCCATAATTATTCATCCCCTTTCATAAGGTCTCTTCCTTTAGTTACTGCCTCCTCTATAGTTCCTACAAATAGGAAAGCTTGTTCAGGGATATCATCATGTTTACCTTCAAGTATTTCTTTAAATCCTCTAATAGTATCTTTTACAGTAACATATTTTCCTTCCATTCCAGTAAACTGTTCAGCAACAGAGAATGGTTGAGAGAAGAATCTTTGAATTTTTCTAGCTCTCGATACTGTAAGTTTATCTTCATCAGACAATTCATCCATACCTAGGATAGCAATAATATCTTGAAGCTCTTTATATCTTTGAAGAACTTCCTGTACTTCTCTGGCTACCTCATAATGTTCT
This window harbors:
- a CDS encoding sensor histidine kinase, whose amino-acid sequence is MRETYLQNYLVENYTLIAMVIGTYFVVSMKSAVDIFIKKRMIINMTLLLILSTEEFYMNYLKNQAMIGLSLMIAGVVYCSLKSLVMAIVINIMEPKNKLVYIPVIVNFLFYCSMFLKNKVFYFGVDGSIELGLLRYIFIVTNWVYWLIFLFILNLKFYKNTGVNHLQAFFCIAWLITANIIELIGMRPGILNETYAVAFLFYYLVIHVHISQQVNEEKEIKMREQRVSLMLSQIQPHFLYNTLNTITALCRTNPKLAEETTIKFSEYLRENMYSMGENDTQLFSKELEHTNIYLDIEKLRFGDRVNVEYDIKSDDFNMPTLTLQPIVENAVKHGICNKLEGGTIKISTEKKGRDHVITISDNGIGFEIEKALSDGRAHVGIHNVKERLKSIVKAELEITSFIGIGTLVKIIIPGERKNIKLESGKRREILSIGR
- a CDS encoding YhcH/YjgK/YiaL family protein; translation: MIFDTLENLKNYKGMSANFDRAVESIMAGDYLNASEGRHDVDGDNVYFNVQEDLLTREVTETCFESHQKYIDIQLIVNGEENFGYSAREVLKERNNYDSEKDYDHLDGEIEVMCKMTKDRFILFLPLEPHMPCLKVGEKKKIKKAVYKIKI
- a CDS encoding FUSC family protein, yielding MLEKNVKILKRAFLVSIAVTISIWVCNYFKLSHFYAGIGALNVSDLNDSKTRKQAYERVMTTVFGGVIAVIICYAGFQENLIMYILGLCVVCCFNEIVMRVPSSVGCIAFTYIMLNVDPERTPIAYLMERVIGTFAGVAAISIVITLYNMFFDKEEMKNKVPPMPKVDLKKQIMRGLEPGMAVILGLTVIKFINHFFDPVYITNYTLYYCALAIVVPFRLEWNELLLRTKERFLSTVFGGFVAFALYFSGFTGTFWCSVGIILVIIITEIFVKVPASLGGIVFMFIMVNMKKPGMTPMLYYTNRVYGTAVGVITIIIFSYIFNKVVEKYKKPKIKSKGFKGDIE
- a CDS encoding tetratricopeptide repeat protein produces the protein MEDLKNKVDELLENQEYDKALELLTENEITGKTDTWTNSTTGWILGKLGRREEALEYLRKVEGEEEENPWLCCEIGWNLGALGKNKEAVYYLNRAKELGRDDVWINSELGWNMGRLDRNEEAVYYLNRAKELGRDDNWIFEELGWNLGILKKYEEALENLIISEKMKEPDAWTNSQIGWNLGKMGRDEEAIAYLKKAVEQGRDDTWIFSTLAWNLGKIEKNEEALEHLLKASELGRDDEWINSEIGWNYDRLDQYEKAYEYLKKVEDMGRDDAWFFREYGWCIGRLEGDREEEALKYLMKAEELEEADSWLNTEIGWNLGKLGKYEEAVERLKKAEEQGDSSKWLYREIAWNIGRMKKPKEALEYLRKAEDKENLTPWICTEFAWNLGKLGEVDEAISYLRKAKELGRDDSWVNRELGWNLGKLDKYKEALECLKKAEKMEESPDAWLYREIGWNLGMLDEFEKALEYLRKAEEMEEADDWLNSQIGWNLGEQDKYVEAMIYIERAMKQGRDDAWINGEYGWLLTKLGKYTEALEYFKKAEEDKEKEPSNWLFGQLGDVYKEMENYETALEYYKKVEENDPEDSNNFSNIADILTKLGRREEAAEYYKKSEKKNGKVENYSIAANYEKIGDYENAAKYYNKVITEENRRDTWIFKKAGAVFKKIGKYTEALDCYKKAKKFNGKNSSKEIDAEIAWLERKIK
- a CDS encoding GNAT family N-acetyltransferase, yielding MDIIIRTVKLEDIESLNILYKEVDELHLEKYPELFKKPEEEGRPIEYIKNIIATPYREIFVAERGGEVVGIAEVMVTKNQPFPVKVDMKWVVLDNLVVSEKFKGHGIGSMLVDCVIDWARDWDINRIELKVYEQNFEALSFYEAKGFETLNRTMFLNIE
- the atpC gene encoding ATP synthase F1 subunit epsilon, whose translation is MATFKVKVVNYQEKVLEQEAEFLLVRTTEGEMGILPNHSPFVAGLAIGEMKIRLDGNEKCYYVSGGFLEISNNVVTVLADEAMPCEMIDLERARKEAEEAKAKLDKMKEDKDILLTEKNLNEALVKVRLAEKLL